AGCTCATCTTTGAGTGCCACTGCCAGATCATCTGCATCTGCGGCTAACGTTAAATCTGCATTTCGTGTCACTCGAAATTGATAACAACCTGTCGCAGTCATGCCGGGAAATAGATCGCTGACATGATGCTCAATAATCGCAGAGAGTAAAATATAGTGCTGCTGTCCATCGCACAATTCTTCTGGTATACGTACGACATTGGGTAAAGAACGCGGTGTCGGTACAATCGCAAGTTCAATATGACGTCCAAAAGCATCTTTACCTTCTAAGGTCACAATAAAGTTGAGACTCTTATTGACTAGACGTGGGAATGGATGCGCTGGGTCTAGGCTAATCGGGGTGACTACAGGTTGAATTTGAATTTGAAAATAATTTTTTAACCAAGCTTTATGTTTATCTAAAATATCTTCACATTGAATGAACTGAATACCGTGTTGTTTTAATTGCGGTAATAAAATTCGATTTAAAATATCGTATTGTTCTGTTGTGGCTTGGTGCGCTGTATCTGAAATTTGCTGTAGAATAATTTCAGTAGGAATATTGTCAGGTGCAGTAGTAATACCATTTAAATCCAGTTGTTTAAGTAAACTGGCAACACGAATCTCAAAAAATTCATCTAAGTTACGAGAAAAAATGATTAAAAAATTCAATCGTTCTAGAAGGGGATGGTTTTCATCAAGTGCTTGGGCTAAAACCCGTTTGTGAAATTCTAAAAGAGAAAGTTCGCGGTTAATGTAGGTTTCAGAGCTATGTTGAGTCATTTGAGAGGCAGGCATAATAGCAAAATTTAATTAACAACTGTCTTATTAGACCGTGTTTGCATGGTACGTTTTGATTGTGACACTAATATTACATTACTCTTGAAAAAAAAGAATTAGATCCGCTAAGTTTTTAAATCTAAAACATTTTTAATGAAGGGTTCTAAATGCGATTAACATTTAACTCAGATAAATAAAACACCCTCAACAGATGTTCATGGAACAGTTGAGGGTGTATTCAAATACTGACTTTTGAGATTAGAAGTCGTAACGCATACCTAAAGATAGACCCAGTGCATCCTCGCCTTTAAAGCCTTTAACGTTATTTGTACGTGCTTGCTCCCAAGGCGTTAAGCTTGAGTTTTTGTCATTTAATACCGTTGCAATGTTGCCATAAACACGGACTGCTTTATCCAGACGATGCTCTAGACCCAATGCAACCAATGTTGCGTTTGCTTCAGATGCATCAACATCACGATGCATGACTTGACCGCGAACATAGGTTTTAGGTGCGAACTTATAATCAGCAGCAATACCAATCACTTGAGCATCTGGATTTGCGACATCATTATCATGAGTCAAATATTGGTATAAGCCACCCACATTGAGTTCTGGTGTGATTTTATAGGCTGCTGCTAAACGGACACCATCACGTTCTCCGCGAGTCGCATCTTCTTCATAATGCTCATATGCAGCCGCAAAATCAATTGGACCTTCTTTATACGTTAAAGCCAAATCATAAGCTTTATTCTTTTTAGAGTCGCCCTTAGCATGATCTGCGGAATCTTCCACATATCCCGCTGTATTGCTTTCGTGTAGAGACAATGCTGCAATTACATTAAAGCCAGTGCCTAACTTTGGTGACTTATACTCAATGGTATTTTCATTACGCTCATCAAAACGTAAATTACCCGCACGAGTGACATTTCGCAAATCACCCACTTGATCGCCAAAGAAGTTAACTGGACCACGCGCTGCTTTAAATGGACTATCAAAACGACCGACACGCGCTTGACCAAAGTCACCTTTTAAACCAACAAAAGTATCTCGAGTTGCAAATTCTTTACCGGAGTTTTGACCGCCACTGGCGAAGTTGATTTCTTGCTCAATTTGACCAAATACCGTCATGCTATTTTCTAATTCTTGTTCTACTTTAAAGCCTAGGCGTGATGAGTTTGAAGAAAGTCCAACATCGTTATAATCTTTACCATCATCTAAATAATCTAATGATATATGTGCACGACCATAAATTTTAACGTCTGCTGCCATCGCCAAAGCAGGTGTTAAGAATGTTGCCCCAATTGCCAATGCGCAAAGTGTTTTTTTCATTTGTAGCTCCAGTAAAGATATTTTTACTTTGTCCGAGTCATCATGAGCAAATAGCATTGTTATTGTGTCTACCGCCCTCTAATGGAGCTAAGTATCGGTGAGAAATAAGTCATTCGTGTTAAGGAAATATTGCAAATTGATTAAATCGTCTTCTCAGATTATTCACATTGGATTTATTTTTATTTTTTAAAACAAATATTTAAAAACTATTCAAGTTTCTTTAAATCTTTTGCGAGAAGGCTCAAGTAGTGAAATTACAAGACATCAGCATAAAAAATGGAGCCGAAGCCCCATTTAAGAATGAATCAAATCTAGACCTAAGTAAAATTAAAGCGCAGCTTTAATCTTGTCTGCAAGTTCTTGAATTTTAACATGATCACCCATTTTAATGGCATGTTTACCTAGCTCGTGCACCGAGCTAGGAATCAAGTGGAAATGCACATGCGGTACAGTTTGACCTGCAGCAGTACCTGACAATTGCATCAATACAATCCCTTTCAGATCGAGCGCCTTTTCCATGGCTTTTGCCACTTTTTGCACAATTTGAATGGTATAGGCAGCTGCACTTGGATCTAAATCAAGTAAAGTGACAGCGGGTGACTTTGGAATCACAAGCGTATGACCTTCAGCTTGAGGCATTATATCCATAAAAGCCAAAACTTGATCATCTTCATAGACCTTGATTGCAGGAAGTTCGTTGCGTAAAATTCGTGCAAATATGTTTTGATCATCGTAAGTCATGTGTATTCCTTGCTGTCAGTCGTTGAGCTGTTTATTTACAGTTCAATTCTTTCTGACGATCCTTAATCGAGTCAAGCTTTTGTTGCTCTCTTTCACTAAATTTTGGTTTAGTTGTATTACAGTTGGCATCACCAAATTTTGCTTTAGCTTCTGGGTCTTTAAAACAAAAACCTTTGGCTGCATAAATGATGTTGTAATCATCTTTTAATTTTTCACACTCTTTTGCTGTATCTGCAAAAGCACTTACCCCAACTGACATAGAGCACGCAGCGATCATTGAAATTAATAATTTATTCATGAGAAACCCTCAAATGGACATTTTGTATTGTCACTAGAATTATTATAAGTCCAATTTAAGGGTTTTCAATGGCGAAAAATTATTCTAAGGTAATTTTACTCCATGATTCGTACATTTTTACTGCTGCAGAAAAGTCACTATCGGCATCCGAGGTTGCACTTGCGGCTTGGATTAAGCTCTGACTTAACGCAATAACAGGGGCAGAGAGTTTTGCGTCTCTTACCAAATCTAAAGCAATGCCTGTATCTTTGGCGAGTAAAAGCAGAGCAAAGGTATTCGGGAAGCTTCGGTTAAATATA
This genomic window from Acinetobacter sp. TGL-Y2 contains:
- a CDS encoding porin; translated protein: MKKTLCALAIGATFLTPALAMAADVKIYGRAHISLDYLDDGKDYNDVGLSSNSSRLGFKVEQELENSMTVFGQIEQEINFASGGQNSGKEFATRDTFVGLKGDFGQARVGRFDSPFKAARGPVNFFGDQVGDLRNVTRAGNLRFDERNENTIEYKSPKLGTGFNVIAALSLHESNTAGYVEDSADHAKGDSKKNKAYDLALTYKEGPIDFAAAYEHYEEDATRGERDGVRLAAAYKITPELNVGGLYQYLTHDNDVANPDAQVIGIAADYKFAPKTYVRGQVMHRDVDASEANATLVALGLEHRLDKAVRVYGNIATVLNDKNSSLTPWEQARTNNVKGFKGEDALGLSLGMRYDF
- a CDS encoding HIT family protein translates to MTYDDQNIFARILRNELPAIKVYEDDQVLAFMDIMPQAEGHTLVIPKSPAVTLLDLDPSAAAYTIQIVQKVAKAMEKALDLKGIVLMQLSGTAAGQTVPHVHFHLIPSSVHELGKHAIKMGDHVKIQELADKIKAAL
- a CDS encoding YARHG domain-containing protein: MNKLLISMIAACSMSVGVSAFADTAKECEKLKDDYNIIYAAKGFCFKDPEAKAKFGDANCNTTKPKFSEREQQKLDSIKDRQKELNCK